CCGCCACCACGCTTACTTTCAACCAAGTAGCCTCTACTTTCCGTAAAGCGTGTCTTGATCACATAGTTAATCTGACTAGGAACAACCTGAAAAGTATCTGCCAACTGACTCCGTTGCAACTCCACAATTCCAGATTGATCTAAAATCGCCTTGATGTAGGCCTCAATATGATCCGATGTATTTTTAAATCTCATTACAAACCCACCTCTCTCTTTAAACCTTGACTATCTTTGACTATTATACCGAAATTTTCTCATTTTTAAAAGAAAAAGGGCGCTGGTAAAGGATAATCTTCACCAACTCCCTATTTTTCTACTTATCTAAGCCTAATTCTACCAAGATTTGACGTTTGTAGGCAATCTTTTGAACCTCTTTGTCCTCATCTTCAGACCAATCTGGTTTAATTTCTGAAACAATCTGCCCAGGGCGATTTTTCAAGATATAGATGCGGTCGCTGAGACTGAGAGCCTCCTCGATACTATGCGTGATAATCAATGTTGTCAGTTGCAACTGCTTGTGAATCTCCAGATACCAAGCGTGGAGTTCCATCTTGGTCATCTCATCCAAGGCGCTAAAGGCCTCATCCAAGAGAAAGAGCTTGTGCCCGAAAAGGTAGGTTCGGAGCAAGGCTACACGCTGGCGCATCCCGCCGCTGAGTTCATGAGGATACTTGTCCCGTACAGCTATCAACTGAAAGGTCGCAAGAATTTCATCTGCGCGAGCAATAGCTTCTGCCTTACCCACTTTTTGAATCAAGAGGGGCAGAATGATATTACCAAGCACCGTCTTGTGCTCCAAGAGCAAGTCCTTTTGCAACATATAACTCACGCGCCCCTTAGGATTTTCTTCACCATCAAGGACAATTCTCCCTGACTGAACTTCTAAAATCCCAGCTATTAGATTAAAGAGGGTGGTCTTTCCTACACCACTTGGGCCTAGGATAGAAACCACTTCACCTGAAGTCACCTGCAGGTTGATATCCTCTAAAATTTTCTCCTGACCATAAGCATAACTGACGTGTTCTAGTCTAATCTCTGTCATTATTTCACAAATTCGTTAGTGAAGCCTTTGTCTGTCAAGTCTTCTTTAAGGATACCATTTTCTTTATCCCATTTGTAGAAGGCATTCCAGCGAGCTGCGTCAAATTGACCCCATTTTCCCTTGTCGCTTGCGTATTCTTTTGACAAGTATTTTTGAGATTCGATGACAAAGTCACGTTTTTCCTTGAGTTCAGGCGCATTCTTGATGAGGATATCTGCAGCTTCTTCTGGATGTTCCATAGCGTATTGGTAGCCTTTTTTGATAGCTTGGATGACTTTACGTGCTTCTTCTTTGTTGTCTTTGAGGTAGTCGTTGTTGGCGATGATAACTGGTGAGTAGTAGTCAAATTCCTTAACGTAGTCTTTCAAATACATGAAGTTAGCATCTACACCTTGAGATTTTGCAAGGATACCATCCCAACCGTAGTAGATCCAAGCAGTATCAAAGACACCATTAGCGATTGGTGTGATAGAGTTTGAGTCATTATTTGGTACTTTTTCTACCTTCTCAAAGTCTCCACCTTGTGATTCTACTAAGGTTTTCAACATAGCAAGTTCCGTTGGGTCATTCCAAGTTCCGTATTTCTTACCAACCAAGTCTTTTGGACTAGCTACATTGTCAGATTTACGAGAAATGATTCCTGATGTATTGTGCTCTACGATAGCTGCA
The Streptococcus toyakuensis genome window above contains:
- a CDS encoding ABC transporter ATP-binding protein, translated to MTEIRLEHVSYAYGQEKILEDINLQVTSGEVVSILGPSGVGKTTLFNLIAGILEVQSGRIVLDGEENPKGRVSYMLQKDLLLEHKTVLGNIILPLLIQKVGKAEAIARADEILATFQLIAVRDKYPHELSGGMRQRVALLRTYLFGHKLFLLDEAFSALDEMTKMELHAWYLEIHKQLQLTTLIITHSIEEALSLSDRIYILKNRPGQIVSEIKPDWSEDEDKEVQKIAYKRQILVELGLDK
- a CDS encoding ABC transporter substrate-binding protein: MKKTWKVFLTLVTTFVAVVLVACGQGTASKDNKEAELKKIDFILDWTPNTNHTGLYVAKEKGYFKEAGVDVDLKLPPEESSSDLVINGKAPFAVYFQDYMAKKLEKGAGITAVAAIVEHNTSGIISRKSDNVASPKDLVGKKYGTWNDPTELAMLKTLVESQGGDFEKVEKVPNNDSNSITPIANGVFDTAWIYYGWDGILAKSQGVDANFMYLKDYVKEFDYYSPVIIANNDYLKDNKEEARKVIQAIKKGYQYAMEHPEEAADILIKNAPELKEKRDFVIESQKYLSKEYASDKGKWGQFDAARWNAFYKWDKENGILKEDLTDKGFTNEFVK